TGTAGCTGTTCCTGGCTCATGGTTTCTCCTCATGTTTTTCGCAGGGTAAGGAAGTCTTGGACGGTGTTCAATCGTTGCACAGAGTTACGCACTGAAATTTACTAACTATTACTGGTGAACATCAGCGTTATCCAACTTACCGACACTTGAAAAGCCCCAGAGTCCCAAGGACTAGAAATTACGAAGACTCGGTTTTTAACAGCAAGGCGGTCAACTCGTGTAGACTTGCTTGTAGATACTTAAAGGCGATTATATACAGTCAACATTTGCAGGGCTGTACGACTAACCGGTCCTTTCGTAACGATGGTGTACAGCATGATAACCGGCGACATGTTGACGTTTGGAATGATATACACCGTTGTGCTTCTTGGATTTTCCCagtctttcttctttctttacaAGGGGTTCCCTAGGGACAGACATACCCTCTACGACTCCTACGCTTCCACTTGGATGGCACTGTTTCAGATTACCCTTGGAGACTACAGCGTAAGTATACGTAACATCTTTGTACTTAAGAAATTAGAATATCCATATTACGTGCGCAAGACGGGAAGCATATTTAACCGCACGCACAACTCTGGGGTATTACGATTGCGGTGAACCTCGTGAGATAGTTAACATTTAATATAAATTCCAGTACACGGAGCTGGGCCTTACGACGTACCCGAATCTGAGTAAGACGGTGTTCGCCATTTTCATGGTTCTAGTACCCATACTATTACTCAACATGTTGATAGCCATGATGGGGAACACTTATGCTCACGTCATTGAGCAGAGCGAGAAGGAATGGATGAAGCAGGTTCCTGTCAAACGATAAATAATCTTCACGCTAAGATGGATCGtcaattttaaaatacttCTTCAAGCTGACAGCTCTTTCGGATAGTTGAAAGAGAAGTCTTACGTTTTATTTCACGACACCAAACTACCAAAATTTGTTATATCCGCACAGTTACGTTCAATCAAATAAGACGTTGCATTTAGAGACAattaatgaacattttttGCCAATGAAAGGTCAACGCTGTCTGTGACACCGAAGTCGGAAAACTCTTTTCGAGGGAGGCTTAATCCAGCATTTAATGTTTCAGTGGGCTAAGATAGTTGTATCTTTGGAACGTGCCGTTTCGCAAAAGGAGGCGCATAATTATCTGCAAGAGTACAGCATCAAGCTCGGCCCGGGCGACGACCCGAACAATCCTGCCTCTGAGCAACGGGGCGTTATGGTCATCAAGAGCAAATCCAAGACGCGAGCAAAGCAGAGAAAAGGTGCAGTCATCAACTGGAAGGTAAGCGAATTTATTATAAGTTGGTCTCAATACACTGATTGCCGATAACCTACATGTATAAAAAACCTTGCGCGTTACGCAGCATGTTGGAAAAGTGACAATAAACGAGTTGCGAAAACGCGGTATAACTGGAGAAGACCTTCGCATCATCATGTGGGGGAGAACTTCATTCTCAACGCCTGTACGAGTTCCAACGAGGTACGGTTTCCTGCACTTTGGAAAGTTACACTGCACTTGGTTCATCATTAAAAAACTTCCATGAAAGTTTTTCCGCACGACGAGCATATGAAAATACGCACGTATATCATTTCTCAGTACTGCATCAACCGAACCGACGGGAGTTACCGCATTAACTGGCGGATTCGGCGACGCCTTGTCAGCTGCTCTTGACGTGATGGCATTCGCCCACGATCTGGATATAACCACAGCGACCCAAGGCATCCCAACGACGGCGAATCCGATCGGGGGAgcaaaattaccaaaaacgcagcaaaagccgCAGccgcagcaacagcaacagcaacagcaacagcaacagcaggtGACCCAGAAGGCGCAGGTTGTAATCGGGAAATCGCCAGGGATTTCggaattgattgaaaaaaaagcaatcaTCGCTGGCAATTCCGAACGAAAGCCGTTTATTACAGACACCCGTGAGTTACATAAGAATTCCGTTAGGGTTAAGACTATTGGGGCCTCTTTGGGCGTTCGTTCCCGCGTAATTTGACCGTTTCTTACGCTTCAGTTGTAGATCTATTCGGGGTACGATTGGAGGATAACGAGACTCAGAATTTAAAGTCACCGGTGACGGTGAACGAAAATCCGGACCCGTTGCTCGATCTCGTTATCACCGCTGAAAATCCTACCTGCGATGACGCAATCTTACTAAACATTGCAAAAACTGCTCAACTTATATCCGAAGTTGGGGACGTCCAGGCGCTTCAGGCTCATCAACGTCGATCAATTACCAAGCTTCTACCATCCTCCACTGTCAATGCCAAAAAACAATTCCTGATCGAATCAAGCGATAACGACATTCTTGGAGGTATAACCCTGCTTTTTTTTACTACTTGCATTTCCCTCGCCTGATCCACCCTAATTTTATCACCCGAATACCCATTTCAAAGAGGGTATCATATAGCGTACAAGAAAGAAATCACCGCGAAAAGAAAACCCGACATTATTACGGAAGGTATTGAACCGCAACACTCGGTACAAATCAAGTGCTCGATGGTTCTTCGTGaacaatgtgaaaaaaatctctctTTCACCCCCTATCTTTCACAGTCCCTCGAAATCTTTGCGAGGCTATTAATTTCGATGCTATATTTGCGGACAACGTTCGGTGAATCAGAGACGGCGCCATTTCCTTTATCCTCGCGCGATCTAAACTCATCGGTTTATCCAGATAACATTCTTCTTGGCACGGAATCACGACTGCGAAGGATCCGTTCTGCCAGCAGCAGAATCGCAGCGAGCAGGAAATATTCTCACCACGGAGACGAAGACAGTTCCACGTCCTCACCTTCCGGCGACTTGACCGCGGGCTATCACCGGCTACTCAATGAACCGGAAGAAAAATCTACAGTGATGCAAAATGACACCCAAAACATTTCCACGTCGTCAAAGGCTGTATCGACGATTAACTGTGTCAACGGACACGCGGCCAAGGGTAATAAACGAAGGACTGTCAAAACGGCGAAAAACAGGTATTCGTTTCACCTATAAAATTGATAACTCACTGACTTTCAATTCACACCCAAAGACACCTCACCACAGTCAAAGTCACGTGGTGTTAAATTTCTCTAACACTCAGGCCTTAATATCAGTAAGATTcggtgattttgaatttggaAGAGATGCAACCCGGCGTCAAATGACCTGCGCCGCATTTAGGGGTCTTGCTGACACGTGAACTAATTTTATCGTTAGTAAACGTATTTTGAACTCGCCGAGGGTCGATTATTCGTGATGCGATCTGTGGCTTGTGTTTCTCAGAGTGGCACCGAAGGAAGTGGAGGGACACGGGAAGAGGAGGGAGAAATCGGCTGGAGCAGAGGCTCCTGCTGCATCACCGGAGTCTTCGCCAGATCCATTGGAACCCTGGAGCACGCGAGGAATTATGGATATGAACACGATTCTGGCCTGGAAGGAAAATTCCCCGGAAAGTCCGTAGCCTAGAATCGTTTTCCCTCCAAAATAACCCGGATTTCACGGTAGGATTCCTCTCGAATCGCGGATTTCAGGGATCAAAGATCTCCCGAGATGATGATGACACCCCCGGGATATAGAGAAGGTTCGCTTTCGACCAGGGCATACCAATTACTAATTGGCTCGTAAATTGTGGGCTCAAATATTCGTGCGATTTCTTAGTTGACAAGATTCCACGCAGCAAGCATGGATTACGGTTTTTAACGAAGAGAAAAGTTAGCGAATTATCGTTGATTTGTTTGCCAGACGCGAACGTTCCCACGAACCACTCCGGAAGTCCGTATCAAAGTCGCAGAAGCACTTCGCGTAGCTTTTACACGTTTAAAATCGCCAATTTTAGCTGGCAGGTAGCTAGCTATGGAGGTACaagattgattttcaatttaaaactaTACTGCTGCTACCGTAGTTAGGTATAAATACATGCAGCGCGGGCAGTCACTATTCCTGAATatctgtatacctatacatatacaagtTTCGGTGCGGCCAACTATTATTGAACTACCTCTCAACTATCGATTGAAACACCCAGCAATTTCTCGGACTCCGTGCTCATATGTACACACGTACACCTATTGCAtacactatacatataacgtaaAGCGTCCCCGCACGTTCCGTGTCAATTGACAATATGTGCTCTACAAATTTCAGATTCACACCTGCTGCACTAGGATGTTTTGAACAACAAATTATCGAGTAAAATTTCGTTAAAAGTACATTTTAAGCCCAGCGCAGAGGTGTTGTTCGTTTTAAAAAGTCACAGTTGCGCTATCTAATTGCTGATCTCCTGTCCCTAGTTCTTACGGGGTCCTTCCATGGTACCCAGCGGAACTAAGAACTGATCGAACTTCGCACTTGGCGATAGATTTGATCTTGTCATAGTTGGGTAGTGTTCATGTGTCCGTTCAAATATCTATAACGATTATTTGTACCTCTATTTTCAGAATTTGTCATAAAGTCAATTATAATGTAAACTGTACACCAGTTTTATAACAAgtataaaaatgatcaaactcCAATTTATGAAtatgatattattttattatacccgTTTGTTGTcgggaaataaaattcagtccCAATTTCTGATCCGGTTAGCTATTTTCACAAGACATTACAAACGATGTtgttaattttaaaatcacaacggttttatcgaaaaatcgttacaTCCGTCTTGTTTACTTTATTCTACTTTTTATACTCGCCCCGGTTAATCGCTCCACTCAATACTCGATCGTGTTAAATTACACCCAGTACGAAGCACTGATCACACGTGAACCGATCAGTGCTCGTTTTATTTCAAGCATCGGTTTCGACTTTTAATCGAGTGAGCGTTACCTGTAACCAGGTATGCTTGTTTGGTTGAAATTATTCGATCACGTATCGAGCATCGTTCTGGAAAAACGAATTAACGCAGTACTCGACTATTTCAGGTCCGACAACTCAAGTCCGAGTGTCGACGAgtaataagtaaataaaactAATACCAAGATTTCgcttattcaatttattgattATAGCACGTGATTACAGGACACGCGCTGCTGTctggtgaatttttcatcgctcCAATAATTATTTAACCATCGTTCACAGCTGTAATCTTAATGTGTCGTACAATGAGTCATGCGATAAGCTGTTATGTCGATATCAGGGTGAGGATGAACGTCACTGTGATTATATTTTCCCGTTAATTGATTTTTCCAGTTCGCTTTTTGCAGCTAGACAGAAAAACTAGACCGTAGTTAAACATGCTGATTGATTTCCCATTGGAACAGCCTTGGCCAAATATCTCATGGGAAAATTGACATTTGACAAAACACCATTCTTTCAGCACGGAACACTGTAGAAATGATAGCAATCAACTGGCGAGAGGTTAAAGTAGATAAAAGAGAAGGGTGAGGCGAGGTCTCGGTTAATCGTATTGCAAATTTATTCCATTCCTACTTCTTAAGCCCTAATCATTTCTCGTTTATtccgagaaatgaaatttacccACCCCGCAGGCATAACGATGGAATTGGCGTTACTCGAGATAGGGTAGTTCATGCACCAACCGTGGCAAACCATCGCCATTTCAATCGATTCAATATCTCCGCTGCATGGACGATTGTTTACGGTTTTGTTTTTCGCTGGTGGTTCGAGAACATTCATCACCCATGAAACAACTTTGTTTTCTATAACTTAATGGGTTCAAAAGaggaatttaatttaaaaaaagctAGAAAATGTCTTTAATCAATTAGTTAACATTTTTTAGTCGCGTAAGTCATTTCAACCGATGGTCtgatgaaagtaaaattaatgACTAGTTGTAAAACATGGTGATGAAATTATCGATAAAATCCTAGTAGGTATAAAGTTTcaaaacgtttcaaaaaaatttcagaaacttTTGTAAAAGTTTACCGCGTGTATTTTTGTGGGGGGTGAAGCTTTTTCGACCGCGGCACAATGAGTTTTGAATTGAGTTTACACGTCAATAAACTCcctaaaattcataaaagTTTAACAACAGCTTGTCCTTGTTAAAACGAATCGAGGAgaggttgtttttttttttttttttttttttttgagaattttagcATTGACTTTGCAAAAGGTCGAAACCCCCTTAAACAGGCCGACGACTTTTTCATCTGACTGTAAGTTCGAAATGGTCAACTGGTCAACGGATTCAAAGTCGGAGTGATTAAATTCTGAATCCACTTCGATTGGACGCAATCTCTGAGGTTGGAAGTCGAGATAACGCGGTGTGGAAAATCCACGGGTACCTTATCTCGTAGGTAATGTTGTGGCTACAGAGCCCTGGGAATCCGCCTCGGGGATTCCGCCTCGGGGATTCCGCGTCCAgactcactctctctctctctctatctctctcgaAGCTACTACCTGTTGTTCGAATGCGAATTCGGACCCGCAGCGAGTACGAATTGCAGGTCATGCCAGTTCATTTCGAAGGAACAACGGATGTTCGTGCCAGGGTGAACGGGCGACGCGCGTGATCTTCGACGACTTCAACGAGGGCATTCGGCCGTCGCGAGGAGCTCCTTCAAGGATCGTTTACAGCCCGTGAAGACCTTCGTGTAAGGCAAGCAAGCCCGACCCCGCTGGACCCTGGAGAACGCGTAGAGGTGTTTATCTGCAATTACCCGACCAATGGACCGGACCTTGGCCGAGCCACTTTACGAGTTCACCGTCCGTCCCAAGGATTCGTCCCTGTGGGACAGTTCGCGGCATGGAATACGGCTCCCTTCGACGCACGTGAAAATTAACCTTTTCATGCCGACAAGACGGGCCGGGGTTTTCCTACTTGTCGTCGCAATCTATTGATGTTCCATCGGAAAATTATTCAGTGAAGTTATTGCGACCAGACGTGAACTGTAATATATTATGCAGTACAATGAAACGGGAATGACGTGATAAGTTCAATCCTAATTCTGTATCTGATCTGTATTGGAGTTTCTAGAAAAGAGATTCAAGACAATCGGCTCTTCGGTCTGATTGGTTCTTCCAGGGCCCGTCAACTGAGATAGGGAACCGTGGCAAATTATATTAAAGGGGTACCCTgatcgatttcgacgttgacgtatgTATCTCCGAATATCGAAGTTCCACGTATCTCTAACGCGAAAAAGGGCGGAACAGCCCCATTTTATATGCAATCCTGAACAAAAATACTccaatatatttacatttgacGTAGAGATAAAGAAACGGCacggattctacgaaatcgcaaCAGTAAATTCATAGTATTCATGCCATCTTTTtgtttctgcgtcaaatggAAAGGTGTTGcagtatttttgttcagaattgcgtatggaatggggctgttaagccgttttttttatttgagaTACGCGGACTgtgatatttggagatatacacgtcaacgtcgaaagcGACCAGAGCACCcctttaatataattattttaagtATTTAACAAATTGCGTGAGTAAAACGTATTATCTCTTTTTCAATTAGTGTATTTGACTGATACTTTtacctataattttttttcgactttctaAGACTGTTTTGTAAAAAGTATGGATATATTTACATTCTACTCAAGGtgctgaataaaaaaactcaTACTTATGTATTTACCACTCTGTCAAGTGCATCCCAATTTCTCGAAATAAGTTGCAATTTAACGATAGCGATTGACCGAACTCTATTTTCTAGGGATTCTAGTCTATATCTACTCTTATTCtaccatttttcacttcaGAAAATGATGTATTCGCACTCAATATCCACTGATCGTAAGACTATTAGCACACCACAGTCACCACTTTGACTCTACTTGTTGCCATAAATTGGTGCATGCATACACGTACTTAAGATGGTTGTTTACTGACTCCGGAGTCAATAGAAAAtccttttgaaaaattatataatttacatTAAAGTTGTTGGAAGAATGCACGGAAcgaaaattcatgaattttgaacatttCGGAAGGtagtttattataattttattgataaaGTTCTGTCCATAGTTTTTCATTTGACTACCTTCGTCATCAGATACAGGTAATGCAGATTGTATAGTTTCATTACTTTCATAGATCtcaatatacaatatattgtGATTATTAGTAACGAATCAATCCAGCTTACGTGAAAATACGATTCACGATATTCAAACTCCGCGCCATATCATCGGGTCCAGACGCGACATTTGTAACCTACACCGTCgtgtttattattaaaatttttttcgaaacgctCGGCAACGTTTACTTTTTAACATATCGTTGTAAATACCATTATTCCAACAaccattatttcaatttttgtcatgatttttgtcagacttttctgaaatttttgtgatGACATCTCcgttgaaaaaacttgaaacgtCCATAAGCCATATATTGAAAATCAGATTTTCATAAAGCTCGTTCTAGAGCTTATCGACTGGTAATCTGATCTGATATTCAACAAGGAGATTCACTTCATTCCTGTTAACAATCAATCAGTCCAAGTTTCATATGCAGCTAAGGACTTTGGACTGACTAAAAAACTAGTTTGAAGGTATGGgttagaattttttccccaaaagATCGTTGGCGCGATATCACGTACGCGTGTTCGATTATACGGCGAGAAGGTTTGTAAAGTCAAATCAAAATTGCAAAGCACCCCTGGGATGCTTCGCATTGAGACAGTGGAGCAATTTAGACAACATTTATCGGAAAACTTTGCAAGTAGTAAGagcaaatttgtttttttatttttttatttggccCCGAGTTATTCCCCCTTctggtgaaaaattatcagcACTCCGCGAAAACTTGAGTcgtttcgaaaaaaacaaaagatattGTATAAAAGTAGTTAAATACGACTACCGACTTCATTTCATCAATTACATCGTGGCTATGAAAGAACGATATTTCTGTTCGAGGAGAATCCTATGTGAAAGTTTCACGGTTATACTCCGGTCGAGGGCAAAATTGTGGACCTTTTATTTCCaggataaatttgaataatgtgagttgaaaaaaatgaatgcaaGCACCACAATTGCCACTCTTGGTAATATATGGACGTTCTATCAAACAAATCCGGTGGGGGAGACTGCAGAAGAATACTCCTCGAATTTCCTGCGTTCACTTTCGTCAGACGAGGCGACGTTGAAACTCCCCGCTTCGGAAATTACATTCAAACTTCCGAACGAAGAGCGTCTGGCAGTTTGCAGCTTCAGTCAATTATACATCAAGTCTACACGCCTGAGAAACCTGTTTCATTCTgagatataatttaatatggAAAACGGTATTAAATGTATAGAGATGGATCACTTTCGTTACGATTATAATTGCGTATcaatttagaaataaaaaataaggatTCTAGGACGATGCATTTCAATTCGATAATAAACTTACTGCACACGAGCAGCTTAATCGGTACGTAATAATCAGCGTTTGCTTAacggattttcatttttttttttctttacattttcttGTTCGTACTTGAAGAGCATTGTGTCGTGCTGATGGAACCCTCGCGAATGGAGAAATGAATACGGAGGTACCAGGAGTCCTTTGACTTGATACATGCAAGGAGGGTGAGTGTAAATGATGAGTCCGAGACGCGCATGATCCGTGAGATCAGGCTTCCTTTTCGAGCCTGATCATCTCGAGGACGCCGTTTCTCATTTCTACCAGAGCTTCGTACTCAGTCAATCCCATCCTCCGCTTGTTGCTGACGTCGTAGATGCCGCCTTCCCCCTCGCAGTGTTCGCCTCTGGTTCCCCTTACCTGGAGGTTGTACATTCCCGCGATTTCCTCAAACCGGCCAAGGTTCGCCGACAACTTTGGCAACTTCACGTGCACCGAAGCTCGCACCGCGCTTCCCAAATTCGTTGGGCAGAAGTTGAGGTACCCAATCCTCTCGTTCCGACTGAACTTCAGATTTCGCTCGAGCGCCGTAACAGCTCGTACTAACCTGGCGTACACTTCTCCCAAATCGCCCCCTTCCTGCATCGAGATTATTCGCAGGTGGTCCTCCTCGTTGCACCAAACCAGAAAAGTCTTCGACTGGTTCAAGTATATTCCCCGACCTGAGGAAGATCAATGTTCAAGTCACTTTAAACTT
The sequence above is drawn from the Neodiprion pinetum isolate iyNeoPine1 chromosome 2, iyNeoPine1.2, whole genome shotgun sequence genome and encodes:
- the iav gene encoding uncharacterized protein iav is translated as MGGVCSCRGRASQVNAGSILDRVISQASNQDQCLLYRLANYKKGGELIEAYNSGGQLEVERVIREQFSVLMYAEGKGQVINRAEYLRWKFRDLEEVILPIEASLSKFDPLAQWKDHDACWQMQYRGSLGETLLHVLIICDTRIHTRVARILLKCFPKLAIDVVEGEEYLGASALHLAIAYNNNELVQDLVEAGAAVSQRATGSFFLPKDQQRLRPARTTDYEGLAYLGEYPLAWAACCANEGVYNLLLDSGAHPDEQDSFGNMILHMVVVCDELDMFGYALRHPKLPARNGIANSAGLTPLTLACQLGRAEVFREMLELSAREFWRYSNITCSAYPLNALDTLLPDGRTNWNSALFIILNGTKEEHLDMLDGGIIQRLLEEKWKTFARLQFLKRLVILIFHLVSLSLAVYLRPEYAESDLLAWPEDPTDVARTIAEAITVLGVLSYILVQLGGEVINIGLLSFLRQLSHEPAKLIFLVSNLLILTCIPCRLAENRWAEDAILIVAVPGSWFLLMFFAGAVRLTGPFVTMVYSMITGDMLTFGMIYTVVLLGFSQSFFFLYKGFPRDRHTLYDSYASTWMALFQITLGDYSYTELGLTTYPNLSKTVFAIFMVLVPILLLNMLIAMMGNTYAHVIEQSEKEWMKQWAKIVVSLERAVSQKEAHNYLQEYSIKLGPGDDPNNPASEQRGVMVIKSKSKTRAKQRKGAVINWKHVGKVTINELRKRGITGEDLRIIMWGRTSFSTPVRVPTSTASTEPTGVTALTGGFGDALSAALDVMAFAHDLDITTATQGIPTTANPIGGAKLPKTQQKPQPQQQQQQQQQQQQVTQKAQVVIGKSPGISELIEKKAIIAGNSERKPFITDTLVDLFGVRLEDNETQNLKSPVTVNENPDPLLDLVITAENPTCDDAILLNIAKTAQLISEVGDVQALQAHQRRSITKLLPSSTVNAKKQFLIESSDNDILGDNILLGTESRLRRIRSASSRIAASRKYSHHGDEDSSTSSPSGDLTAGYHRLLNEPEEKSTVMQNDTQNISTSSKAVSTINCVNGHAAKGNKRRTVKTAKNRVAPKEVEGHGKRREKSAGAEAPAASPESSPDPLEPWSTRGIMDMNTILAWKENSPESP